A region from the Rhodospirillaceae bacterium genome encodes:
- a CDS encoding FAD-dependent oxidoreductase has product MDNVYNLDRINPPCAPAGSEDDTGDPHFVPAPCQVACPVGTDAPSYIAHIWDGKIEQAFEAITATNPFSSICGRVCDAPCEPACRRADSDGPIAIRNLKRYVMEKLGRDHHLPPLKVSRSESIAIVGGGPAGLTAAQDLAEAGFAVHIYEMTDRLGGMMVWGIPAFRLPPGTVEEDLERMLKRCPGIEVHLKTGLGEGGVTLDELKDKHDAVLLTIGAWWGKSMDIPGAENERVIDGVEFLRRINSGERPELPDTVLVIGGGDVAMDACRAAKRLNGGKTVKVLYRRGPDEIPARKEELEDAIREGVEIIYNRQPVGVVEAEDGFALSCVETSLGAPDEDGRRRPENIAGSESDFACGLVVLAIGQSAESVELDRLGLMNKDRINTDWQTMTTDDPRVFAAGDGAFGGSTIVMAMQHGHRAAYYIRAFLDGISDPMPYHTPFKTRRVAVSQDPNWEVFPRIEQPFHGLGDKPAAFPEIMSTYTDEEALKEAARCYRCDAETGSSDYTVKSREDIFVMARTEPDDAVTQRAILEKRLALRDDPFGKDVPASFDDLVFLPANLSRLVIDPYRDPCNVSTLLCETLNIDSPFIVSGFDDAPDEVKAALAEGLRQGGSAYVGQVALADDVPWLQLIAEGDKADDRAAVQIHCPDAGKVTRVRKATGVPQGLAVGLADLETAIEYALENEFDLLMLLGNGPITSQWPELAGGPDLKVIRDTLATLRRMNREEDIKIAFFGGIRTGTDGAKLISLGANVMIVGLAMAFAMGGNLEDGSIVFHSNYTPEDRTEAATLFLKALSGEAAIMARCTGKTDVHNLEPEDLRSITLQTSKSTGIPLAGARPKAVSE; this is encoded by the coding sequence ATGGATAACGTATACAACCTTGATCGCATTAATCCGCCATGCGCGCCAGCTGGTTCCGAAGACGATACCGGTGACCCTCATTTTGTACCCGCGCCCTGCCAGGTAGCCTGTCCGGTCGGCACCGATGCGCCGTCCTACATCGCCCATATCTGGGACGGCAAAATAGAACAGGCTTTTGAAGCCATCACAGCGACAAATCCTTTCAGTTCTATCTGCGGGCGTGTCTGCGACGCACCTTGTGAACCGGCATGCCGTCGTGCCGACAGCGACGGGCCGATCGCCATCCGAAACCTGAAGCGATACGTTATGGAAAAACTGGGCCGCGATCACCATTTGCCACCGCTCAAGGTCTCTCGCAGTGAGAGTATCGCCATCGTCGGAGGCGGTCCGGCAGGATTAACGGCGGCTCAGGATTTGGCCGAGGCAGGGTTCGCGGTTCATATTTATGAAATGACCGACCGTTTGGGCGGCATGATGGTCTGGGGTATACCCGCCTTCCGGCTGCCGCCCGGCACCGTAGAGGAGGATCTGGAGCGCATGCTCAAGCGCTGTCCGGGGATCGAAGTTCATTTGAAAACCGGGCTGGGTGAAGGCGGCGTGACGCTGGACGAATTAAAAGACAAACACGATGCCGTGTTGCTGACGATTGGTGCCTGGTGGGGCAAGTCCATGGACATACCGGGTGCCGAAAACGAGCGGGTTATTGATGGCGTGGAATTCTTACGTCGCATCAATAGTGGTGAGCGACCTGAACTGCCGGATACTGTATTAGTGATCGGCGGTGGGGACGTTGCCATGGATGCCTGCCGCGCCGCCAAGCGCCTGAACGGTGGTAAGACCGTCAAGGTTCTTTACCGGCGTGGGCCGGATGAAATTCCCGCCCGCAAGGAAGAACTTGAAGACGCCATCAGGGAAGGTGTCGAAATTATCTACAACCGGCAACCGGTTGGTGTCGTTGAAGCTGAAGACGGTTTCGCCCTGAGCTGTGTCGAAACCAGTCTTGGCGCGCCCGATGAAGATGGTCGCAGACGTCCTGAAAACATCGCCGGAAGTGAAAGCGATTTTGCTTGCGGTCTTGTTGTCCTTGCCATCGGCCAATCTGCAGAAAGCGTGGAGCTGGACCGATTAGGCCTGATGAACAAGGACCGTATAAATACCGATTGGCAGACCATGACCACCGATGATCCTCGGGTATTCGCCGCCGGTGATGGCGCTTTTGGTGGTTCGACCATTGTCATGGCCATGCAGCATGGCCACCGGGCGGCCTATTACATACGCGCGTTTCTGGATGGTATTTCTGATCCGATGCCCTACCACACACCGTTCAAGACACGGCGGGTGGCGGTTTCGCAGGATCCCAATTGGGAAGTCTTCCCACGAATTGAACAACCTTTTCACGGCCTTGGCGACAAACCGGCGGCATTTCCGGAAATTATGTCCACTTACACCGACGAGGAGGCCCTTAAAGAAGCCGCTCGATGTTATCGCTGTGATGCCGAAACCGGGTCATCCGATTACACGGTTAAATCCCGCGAAGATATTTTCGTCATGGCCCGCACCGAACCCGATGATGCGGTCACGCAACGGGCGATCCTTGAAAAAAGGCTTGCACTGAGAGACGATCCTTTTGGTAAGGATGTGCCAGCTTCATTTGATGATTTGGTGTTTCTGCCAGCAAACCTGTCACGGCTTGTGATTGATCCGTACCGCGACCCCTGCAACGTCTCGACACTTTTATGCGAAACCCTGAACATCGATTCCCCGTTCATTGTCAGCGGCTTTGATGACGCCCCTGATGAGGTCAAGGCGGCCCTTGCTGAAGGATTGCGACAAGGGGGGTCAGCCTATGTGGGGCAGGTTGCGTTGGCCGATGACGTCCCCTGGCTACAGTTGATCGCCGAAGGCGACAAAGCCGATGATCGCGCCGCCGTTCAAATCCATTGCCCTGACGCGGGCAAAGTGACGCGCGTGCGCAAGGCGACCGGCGTTCCTCAAGGGTTAGCGGTGGGCCTAGCCGATCTGGAAACGGCCATTGAGTACGCACTTGAAAACGAATTTGATCTGCTGATGCTTCTTGGCAATGGCCCCATCACCTCGCAATGGCCTGAACTGGCTGGCGGGCCTGATTTAAAGGTCATTCGCGACACACTTGCCACCCTGCGCCGAATGAACCGGGAGGAAGATATCAAAATCGCCTTTTTTGGCGGCATTCGCACCGGCACGGATGGTGCAAAATTGATCAGCCTGGGAGCCAACGTGATGATTGTTGGCCTCGCCATGGCTTTCGCCATGGGGGGCAATCTGGAAGATGGCAGCATCGTCTTCCATTCCAATTACACACCAGAAGACAGGACAGAGGCCGCCACCCTGTTCCTGAAAGCGCTTTCCGGAGAGGCCGCTATTATGGCGCGCTGTACCGGGAAGACCGACGTTCACAACCTGGAGCCGGAAGATTTGCGATCCATCACCTTGCAGACATCAAAATCCACAGGCATTCCGCTTGCCGGTGCCCGGCCAAAAGCGGTGAGCGAATAG
- a CDS encoding Crp/Fnr family transcriptional regulator — protein sequence MKTINIIGKAACLTGRMAQGTEWSVLTREEIEIFNENVICRIYDAGETIFYERDDCKGLYLVEDGLVGVRKIDIEGGQVLIRLANPGDTLGYRPLLAGEKHRAGADVIQRARICFLPKTITNRLFISNPELGAGFLQRTAQALGAADERFFETVTLPARVRFIHLLMLMRKNYGSIIEDGSLSLELPLTRRDIASMLGIKAESLSRVVRDIESEGLAHFSGKRIKVANPNLLLEELDAGLCLL from the coding sequence ATGAAAACCATCAACATTATAGGCAAAGCAGCCTGCCTAACCGGTAGAATGGCTCAAGGCACGGAATGGTCGGTCCTGACGCGGGAAGAAATTGAAATCTTCAATGAGAATGTTATTTGCAGAATCTATGACGCGGGCGAAACCATTTTCTACGAGAGGGATGACTGCAAAGGCCTCTATCTCGTTGAAGATGGGCTGGTCGGGGTCAGGAAAATCGATATAGAGGGGGGGCAGGTTCTCATCCGACTGGCCAATCCTGGAGACACCCTTGGCTATCGCCCTTTGCTGGCCGGAGAGAAACACCGGGCGGGGGCGGATGTCATTCAGCGGGCAAGGATATGTTTCCTGCCGAAAACGATCACGAATCGCTTATTCATCAGCAACCCGGAACTGGGTGCCGGATTCCTTCAACGTACCGCGCAAGCGCTTGGCGCAGCTGATGAGCGATTTTTTGAAACCGTCACCCTGCCAGCCCGGGTTCGCTTCATTCACTTGCTAATGTTAATGAGAAAGAACTACGGCTCAATCATCGAAGACGGGAGTCTTTCTTTGGAACTGCCATTAACGCGCCGGGACATAGCTTCAATGCTGGGAATAAAGGCTGAGTCATTATCGCGTGTTGTCCGTGATATTGAGTCTGAAGGCCTCGCCCATTTTTCCGGCAAACGGATAAAAGTTGCTAATCCAAATTTGCTTCTTGAGGAATTGGATGCCGGTCTTTGCTTGTTGTAG
- a CDS encoding ABC transporter permease produces the protein MFIINIWNALNASARVGLFIVLFFSFCAIFAPWLAPYGESELVGDVWEPIGGTFILGTDQIGRDILTRLIYGARNTMTLAMVSTTVSFTTGALFGFIAATMGGAVDQVLSRIVDIIISIPTLIASLIVLSAVGTATPTLVLVIGIIYSMPVFRIARAVAMDIEVMDYVEAARLRGEGMWWIMSKEILPNSMTPLAAEFGVRFCFVFLLIASLSFLGLGLQPPLADWGAMVRGNADGIAWGYYHPLMPAACIAALTVGINFLVDRWVHKASGLRDDQ, from the coding sequence ATGTTTATCATCAACATTTGGAATGCCCTTAACGCAAGCGCCCGCGTTGGCCTGTTTATCGTTTTGTTCTTCTCGTTTTGTGCAATTTTCGCCCCGTGGCTGGCGCCGTACGGTGAAAGTGAGCTTGTCGGCGATGTCTGGGAACCGATTGGAGGAACGTTCATTCTCGGCACCGATCAGATTGGCCGCGATATCCTGACCCGCCTGATTTACGGTGCGCGCAACACAATGACGCTGGCGATGGTTTCGACAACGGTTTCCTTTACGACGGGCGCTTTGTTCGGTTTTATCGCCGCCACGATGGGCGGTGCCGTTGATCAGGTTTTAAGCCGCATCGTCGATATTATTATTTCAATTCCCACCCTGATTGCCTCCTTGATCGTCCTGTCAGCTGTTGGAACAGCCACCCCTACACTGGTGTTGGTCATTGGCATTATTTATTCCATGCCTGTATTCCGAATTGCGCGAGCCGTGGCCATGGATATTGAAGTCATGGACTATGTCGAAGCGGCTAGGCTTCGTGGCGAAGGTATGTGGTGGATCATGAGCAAGGAAATTTTGCCCAATTCGATGACACCACTTGCTGCTGAATTCGGTGTACGCTTCTGCTTTGTCTTCCTGCTAATCGCCAGTTTGAGTTTCCTTGGCCTCGGCCTGCAACCACCCCTGGCGGACTGGGGCGCAATGGTGCGCGGCAACGCCGACGGCATAGCCTGGGGATATTACCATCCGCTGATGCCGGCCGCCTGTATAGCGGCCCTGACGGTTGGTATCAACTTTCTGGTCGATCGCTGGGTGCATAAGGCAAGCGGTCTGCGCGACGATCAATAG
- a CDS encoding ABC transporter substrate-binding protein encodes MKKDDRNQPTYNSLSAADRDIISTGLRRGVTRRQVTNWLVAGGVSLTAAGSIITSASNALAATPKKGGVYRVGLGSANTGDNMDTGTNSDVFMINMAQGTVRNCVVEVDANGQAIPELASSLEPSSDAKTWVVKVRKGVTFHSGKTLDADDIMASIAHHRGEEAKSAAKSVAESMGNIKKDGPDTLIFELESGNADFPFLLSDYHITIGAAKDGKVDWLAGDGTGPYSIKEFEPGVRAHLMRNKSYFKPDEGNFDEVRMTAINDAASRMNAMATGQVDAIARCDLKTAPLLGKKPGVNVMQAAGTKHYTYPMDVRSAPFDNNDVRMALKLGIDRETFVKTVLRGYGSLGNDHPISTSQNYHAGNLPQRKYDPEKAKWHLKQAGMSGLDVEMSASDAAFAGAVDATQLYAESLKAAGINLTVKRASPDGYWSNTWMKVPWSSSYWSGRPTADWMFTIGYAAGGNWTETFWDNAKFEKLLVAGRAELNEAKRSEIYQEMQSICRDEGGAVIPCFANNVDAASDKLGMPSKLAGNYELDGGRSAARWWFK; translated from the coding sequence ATGAAAAAGGACGACAGGAATCAACCAACATATAACAGCTTGTCTGCGGCAGACCGGGATATCATTTCGACCGGGTTGCGCCGTGGCGTCACTCGCCGCCAGGTCACAAATTGGCTTGTGGCAGGGGGTGTTTCACTTACCGCTGCGGGATCAATTATAACATCAGCCTCGAATGCTTTGGCGGCGACGCCCAAAAAAGGCGGTGTTTATCGGGTCGGGCTGGGTTCCGCCAACACCGGCGATAATATGGACACCGGCACCAACAGTGACGTCTTTATGATCAATATGGCTCAGGGTACCGTTCGTAACTGCGTCGTTGAAGTGGATGCCAACGGTCAGGCCATTCCAGAACTGGCCTCAAGCCTTGAACCTTCATCGGACGCCAAGACCTGGGTGGTCAAGGTGCGCAAGGGCGTTACATTCCACAGCGGCAAAACCCTGGACGCAGACGACATCATGGCGTCAATCGCCCATCACCGGGGTGAAGAAGCAAAGTCAGCGGCTAAATCAGTTGCCGAATCCATGGGCAATATTAAGAAGGACGGCCCAGACACACTGATATTTGAACTGGAAAGTGGCAATGCCGACTTCCCCTTCCTGCTCAGCGACTACCACATTACGATCGGCGCAGCTAAAGACGGAAAAGTCGATTGGCTTGCCGGCGACGGTACCGGCCCTTACAGCATCAAGGAATTTGAGCCCGGTGTGCGTGCTCACCTGATGCGTAACAAGAGTTACTTTAAGCCCGATGAAGGTAATTTTGACGAGGTCAGGATGACCGCGATTAACGACGCGGCCTCACGCATGAATGCGATGGCGACGGGACAGGTTGATGCCATCGCCCGTTGTGATCTGAAAACGGCTCCCCTGCTCGGCAAGAAACCCGGCGTAAATGTTATGCAGGCAGCAGGCACCAAGCACTACACGTATCCCATGGATGTACGCTCAGCTCCGTTCGATAACAACGATGTGCGTATGGCCCTGAAACTTGGTATTGACCGTGAAACGTTTGTCAAAACCGTGTTGCGCGGCTATGGCTCTCTGGGTAACGATCATCCGATCAGCACCTCGCAGAACTACCATGCCGGAAATCTTCCGCAACGCAAATATGACCCCGAAAAAGCCAAGTGGCACTTGAAGCAAGCCGGCATGAGTGGCCTGGATGTGGAAATGTCTGCGTCTGACGCAGCCTTCGCAGGAGCCGTTGATGCGACCCAACTTTACGCCGAGTCCCTGAAAGCGGCCGGCATCAATCTGACCGTTAAGCGTGCGTCGCCGGACGGATACTGGTCCAACACCTGGATGAAAGTTCCGTGGAGCTCCAGTTATTGGAGTGGTCGCCCGACCGCTGACTGGATGTTCACCATTGGCTATGCCGCCGGTGGCAACTGGACCGAAACCTTCTGGGACAATGCCAAGTTCGAGAAATTGCTGGTTGCCGGCCGAGCCGAGTTAAACGAGGCCAAACGCAGCGAAATCTATCAGGAAATGCAAAGCATTTGTCGCGACGAGGGTGGCGCCGTCATTCCGTGCTTCGCCAATAATGTCGATGCAGCGTCTGATAAGTTAGGCATGCCTAGCAAGCTGGCCGGAAATTACGAGTTGGATGGAGGACGCAGCGCAGCGCGTTGGTGGTTTAAGTAA
- a CDS encoding ABC transporter ATP-binding protein, whose protein sequence is MAEKLLEIKDLVIEADVDDKWTPIVHGLSMSLERGEIIGFIGESGAGKSTFGLTALGYTKPGCRVVSGSIKLDGDELVGASEADLRNIRGNKVTYVAQSAAASFNPAHTLFEQFAESLVQHGKSNLTEARERCIDLFRQLDLPDPETILDRYPHQVSGGQLQRAMTAMALGSDPDLVIFDEPTTALDVTTQIEVLGAIKEAVKARNVAAIYITHDLAVVAQMADQIMVLRYGNIVEFGNAREMLANPKEEYTRKLLNVRAVRDALPDYDDQDLQLHIDNITATYPGLMFNILEDINITIKKGKTVAVVGESGSGKSTLARVITGLLPPSQGSVKFHGRALTPDLKSRPKKDLKSVQMIYQMADVAMNPRHKIKDIIGRPLEFYLGMKGKQRDEKVLELIRHIELPEDYAERYPAQLSGGEKQRVCIARALAAEPEIIICDEVTSALDQLVAEEILDLLLNLQQELGVSYLFITHDLATVKSIADEIVVMYQGSVVEQGPKADILSPPHASYTELLLSSVPEMDPDWLDDLRQSRKAAASETQ, encoded by the coding sequence ATGGCTGAAAAACTGCTCGAAATTAAGGACCTGGTGATCGAAGCGGACGTCGATGACAAATGGACACCTATTGTTCACGGCCTGTCGATGTCCCTGGAGCGTGGTGAAATTATCGGCTTTATTGGCGAATCCGGGGCCGGCAAATCAACCTTCGGCCTGACCGCGCTAGGATACACCAAACCCGGCTGCCGTGTCGTATCAGGGTCGATCAAGCTTGATGGGGATGAATTGGTAGGGGCATCCGAAGCAGATCTGCGCAATATTCGCGGCAACAAGGTGACCTATGTTGCCCAAAGTGCGGCTGCCTCGTTTAACCCTGCCCACACCTTGTTCGAACAGTTCGCCGAATCACTGGTACAGCACGGAAAATCCAATTTGACCGAAGCGCGTGAGCGCTGTATCGATCTGTTCCGTCAACTCGATTTACCTGATCCGGAAACCATTCTTGATCGTTACCCACACCAGGTATCGGGCGGGCAATTGCAGCGTGCCATGACGGCTATGGCCCTGGGTTCAGATCCGGATCTGGTTATTTTTGATGAACCGACAACGGCACTGGATGTGACTACACAAATCGAGGTTCTGGGTGCCATCAAGGAGGCCGTAAAGGCACGCAATGTCGCTGCCATTTACATCACCCATGACCTGGCGGTTGTCGCGCAAATGGCGGACCAGATCATGGTCTTGCGCTACGGAAATATTGTCGAATTTGGAAATGCCCGGGAAATGTTGGCCAACCCAAAAGAAGAATACACAAGGAAGCTACTCAATGTTCGAGCCGTCCGCGATGCGTTACCCGACTACGATGATCAGGATCTCCAACTTCACATTGACAATATCACGGCGACGTATCCGGGGTTGATGTTCAATATCCTGGAAGACATAAACATAACGATAAAAAAAGGTAAAACGGTGGCTGTCGTCGGTGAATCCGGCAGCGGAAAGAGTACCCTGGCGCGTGTTATTACCGGCTTGCTGCCGCCGTCTCAGGGTTCTGTGAAATTCCATGGTCGCGCCTTGACGCCTGATCTAAAATCCCGTCCCAAGAAGGATCTGAAATCAGTTCAGATGATTTATCAGATGGCCGATGTGGCCATGAACCCACGTCATAAAATCAAGGATATTATTGGTCGTCCGCTGGAGTTCTATCTTGGAATGAAAGGCAAGCAGCGTGACGAAAAGGTTCTCGAATTAATACGTCATATTGAACTTCCAGAAGATTATGCCGAGCGCTACCCGGCGCAACTTTCGGGCGGTGAAAAGCAACGTGTTTGTATCGCCCGGGCGTTGGCCGCTGAACCGGAAATTATTATTTGCGATGAAGTTACCTCGGCACTCGACCAACTGGTCGCAGAAGAAATTCTGGATTTATTGCTCAACCTTCAACAGGAACTAGGTGTTTCATACCTGTTCATTACACACGATCTGGCGACGGTGAAGTCGATTGCCGATGAAATCGTGGTGATGTATCAGGGTTCCGTCGTCGAACAAGGTCCTAAGGCTGATATTCTCTCGCCGCCCCATGCCTCCTACACAGAACTTTTGCTTTCCTCGGTACCGGAAATGGATCCCGACTGGCTGGATGATCTGAGGCAGTCCCGAAAAGCCGCAGCATCTGAAACTCAATGA
- a CDS encoding ABC transporter permease: MNNFLLAMVLKRLAAGVFILFGVSVLITLGIEGLSGDVCQAVLGQAAEPATVQACRTELGLDRPMHLRYVEWLFNIVQGDFGFSLASRRDVLEQLIPRLGNTLYLAGTTAIFAVPIGILLGVIAALYRNSFIDHLISTSTLTTISSPEFFVGYILMAVFAVNLGWFPAISNIDNSMGFWARLEASALPVITLMLVTVAHMMRMTRASIVSLMASPYIEMAKLKGLKPSRIIVKHALPNAWSPIIQVVVLNLAYMIVGVVVIEVVFVYPGLGALIVDAVLNRDLPVIQGTAMVFATVYVLLFLLADVLSMLANPRMRHRR, translated from the coding sequence ATGAACAATTTTCTATTGGCCATGGTTCTTAAACGCCTCGCAGCGGGCGTCTTCATCCTGTTCGGGGTTTCCGTCCTGATCACGCTTGGAATTGAAGGATTGTCCGGAGACGTTTGCCAGGCCGTTCTTGGTCAGGCGGCTGAACCGGCAACGGTCCAGGCTTGTCGTACGGAACTTGGTCTTGATCGCCCCATGCACCTTCGTTATGTGGAATGGCTTTTCAACATCGTGCAGGGTGATTTCGGCTTTTCACTGGCCAGCAGGCGCGATGTTTTGGAACAACTGATCCCACGACTTGGCAATACCCTCTACCTAGCGGGCACGACGGCTATATTTGCCGTTCCTATCGGGATTCTGCTGGGCGTTATTGCCGCCCTGTACCGCAACAGCTTTATCGACCACCTGATTTCCACAAGTACTCTGACGACCATTTCGTCGCCTGAATTTTTTGTCGGCTACATTCTAATGGCGGTTTTTGCCGTCAATTTGGGCTGGTTCCCGGCGATTTCAAATATCGACAATTCCATGGGATTCTGGGCTCGGCTTGAGGCGTCTGCATTGCCTGTCATCACGCTCATGCTGGTGACTGTCGCGCATATGATGCGTATGACAAGGGCTTCAATTGTTAGCCTGATGGCCAGTCCGTACATTGAAATGGCCAAACTCAAGGGGTTGAAGCCCAGTCGGATTATCGTCAAGCACGCCCTGCCAAACGCTTGGTCACCGATTATTCAGGTGGTGGTGCTGAACCTCGCCTACATGATCGTCGGTGTCGTTGTGATCGAAGTGGTTTTTGTCTATCCCGGCTTGGGGGCGCTCATCGTCGATGCTGTGTTAAACCGGGATTTACCCGTTATCCAGGGGACGGCGATGGTATTTGCCACCGTATATGTTCTTTTATTTTTGCTGGCCGATGTTTTGTCGATGTTGGCCAACCCGCGCATGCGGCACAGGCGGTAA
- the glnT gene encoding type III glutamate--ammonia ligase, with the protein MAKNLAEIAKKRKIKYFLISFVDLFGVLRAKLVPARAIAGMQKDGAGFAGFAAWLDMTPAHPDMFAIPDPDSLIQLPWKPEVAWLASDLWMDGKPVAASPRVMLKNQLAKASKKGYRMKAGVECEYFLTNPDGSAISDGLDTQEKPCYDQSALMRRYDVVSEICDCMLKLGWNPYQNDHEDGNGQFEMNWDYDDALKTADKHTFFKYMTRTIAENHGFRATFMPKPFTNLTGNGCHSHVSVWDKAGKKNLFLDNKDENGLSKVSYNFLGGILHSATALCAVFNPTVNSYKRINAPRTMSGATWAPNTVTWTGNNRTHMIRVPEAGRFELRLMDGATNPYLAQAFILAAGLDGIANKRDHGKRSDHNMYAEGYKVKDAQKLPLNLLDALRLTEKSKVLKDAFGADVIDSYVKLKMDEWLSYCSYLTAWERQYTLDC; encoded by the coding sequence ATGGCTAAAAATCTGGCCGAAATTGCAAAAAAACGGAAGATCAAATATTTCCTGATAAGTTTTGTCGATCTTTTCGGGGTGCTTCGGGCCAAACTGGTGCCGGCCCGTGCTATCGCCGGCATGCAAAAGGATGGTGCTGGCTTCGCCGGCTTTGCAGCCTGGCTCGACATGACCCCGGCGCATCCGGACATGTTTGCCATTCCTGATCCTGACAGCCTGATCCAACTTCCCTGGAAACCCGAGGTTGCCTGGTTGGCCAGTGACCTGTGGATGGACGGTAAGCCGGTTGCGGCCTCACCCCGCGTCATGCTGAAAAATCAATTAGCGAAAGCCAGCAAGAAGGGCTATCGCATGAAGGCTGGCGTCGAGTGCGAGTATTTCCTGACCAACCCGGACGGTTCCGCCATTTCCGATGGTTTGGATACTCAGGAAAAACCCTGTTACGACCAAAGCGCCTTAATGCGGCGTTATGACGTGGTTTCCGAAATTTGCGACTGCATGTTGAAACTCGGCTGGAATCCTTATCAAAACGATCATGAAGACGGCAACGGTCAGTTCGAAATGAACTGGGACTATGACGATGCCCTGAAGACAGCCGACAAGCACACCTTCTTCAAATACATGACACGGACAATTGCCGAAAATCATGGTTTTCGTGCGACTTTCATGCCCAAACCGTTCACCAACCTGACCGGCAACGGCTGTCACTCTCACGTTTCGGTTTGGGACAAAGCGGGCAAGAAAAACCTGTTTCTGGACAACAAGGATGAAAACGGCCTGTCAAAGGTGTCCTATAATTTTCTCGGTGGCATCCTTCACAGTGCCACGGCCTTGTGTGCGGTCTTCAATCCGACGGTCAACAGCTACAAGCGTATCAATGCGCCACGCACCATGTCGGGCGCGACTTGGGCACCGAACACCGTAACGTGGACCGGCAATAACCGAACTCACATGATCCGGGTGCCTGAGGCCGGGCGCTTCGAGTTGCGCCTGATGGACGGGGCCACCAACCCCTATTTGGCGCAGGCCTTTATCCTTGCGGCGGGGCTTGACGGTATTGCCAACAAGCGCGATCACGGCAAACGCAGCGATCACAATATGTATGCCGAAGGTTATAAGGTGAAGGATGCCCAAAAACTGCCTCTGAACCTGCTGGATGCGCTACGCCTGACGGAAAAGAGCAAAGTCCTGAAGGACGCATTTGGCGCCGATGTCATTGACAGTTATGTCAAACTGAAGATGGACGAATGGTTAAGTTACTGCAGTTATTTGACTGCCTGGGAACGTCAATACACACTCGATTGTTAG
- a CDS encoding acyl-CoA thioesterase: protein MKTNRFKMTVQFGDCDPGEIVYYPNFFRWFDNGTSELFASVGLDWSHMFDDCGILGIPILDAHSKFVHPSRFRDVITVESGIERWGNTSFKVSHKIYNGDVEAVLGHEVRAWVVPDDNHPSGFRAQTVPDNIRAHFS, encoded by the coding sequence ATGAAAACAAACCGCTTTAAAATGACCGTTCAATTTGGCGATTGCGATCCCGGCGAAATTGTTTATTACCCTAATTTTTTCCGCTGGTTTGACAATGGAACGTCAGAACTTTTTGCTTCTGTAGGATTGGATTGGTCCCATATGTTTGACGATTGCGGTATACTCGGCATTCCAATACTCGACGCTCATTCAAAATTTGTGCATCCGTCCAGGTTCCGTGATGTCATCACTGTTGAAAGCGGTATCGAAAGATGGGGAAATACCTCGTTCAAAGTCAGCCACAAAATTTACAATGGAGATGTTGAAGCCGTTTTGGGCCATGAAGTCCGAGCCTGGGTGGTTCCAGACGATAATCATCCAAGTGGTTTCCGTGCCCAAACCGTCCCCGATAACATTCGCGCCCATTTTAGCTGA
- a CDS encoding cytochrome c, producing the protein MLTVRLLISGLIIMAFGIVTMPIAKSDELTINTSNLTDILDGGMLYDNWISVLEADKPGATHALWPASNTKKKGGTTWRCKSCHGWDFMGKDGAYASGSYKTGIKGIRASAGKAPAEVAKMLRGPKHGYTAAMIPDAALNKVALFVAKGQYSLDVYIDRASKKAKGNVAIGKVFYDTSCNRCHGDDGREMNFKTPDKPEYLGTLSNGNPWETINKIRHGQPDSQMPALGALGLQTMADILAYLQTLPLK; encoded by the coding sequence ATGCTCACAGTTCGATTGCTGATTTCGGGATTAATTATTATGGCTTTTGGAATCGTGACGATGCCAATTGCAAAATCAGATGAATTGACGATCAACACCTCCAATCTTACGGACATCCTTGACGGTGGTATGTTGTACGATAACTGGATCTCCGTTCTGGAGGCTGATAAGCCGGGCGCAACACACGCCTTGTGGCCAGCTTCCAACACCAAGAAAAAAGGCGGCACCACATGGCGCTGCAAGTCTTGTCACGGATGGGACTTCATGGGCAAGGACGGCGCCTATGCCAGCGGTTCCTACAAAACGGGAATTAAAGGCATCCGCGCCTCGGCTGGCAAAGCCCCGGCGGAAGTGGCGAAAATGCTCCGCGGTCCGAAACATGGGTACACAGCGGCTATGATACCCGACGCTGCTCTCAATAAAGTCGCCCTTTTCGTCGCCAAAGGGCAATACAGTCTTGATGTATATATCGACCGTGCTAGTAAAAAAGCCAAGGGTAACGTTGCAATAGGCAAGGTCTTTTACGACACCAGTTGCAACCGCTGCCATGGCGACGATGGCAGAGAAATGAACTTTAAGACTCCAGACAAACCCGAATATTTAGGCACCCTTTCCAACGGGAATCCGTGGGAAACCATCAATAAAATAAGGCACGGTCAACCGGACTCGCAAATGCCGGCACTTGGCGCTTTGGGTCTTCAGACCATGGCCGACATTTTGGCCTATCTTCAAACCTTGCCGCTTAAATAG